From Dehalococcoidales bacterium, the proteins below share one genomic window:
- a CDS encoding STAS domain-containing protein codes for MEVSERTAGGVNVIALGGRLDAYAASDIERKLDSLVAAEKVRLVVDLGQLDYISSSGLRVLLGSLKKAREQQGDIILTGLQPYVKEIFEISGFTQLFKMFDKAEEAINSYKQEK; via the coding sequence ATGGAGGTTTCAGAAAGAACTGCCGGGGGGGTAAATGTAATCGCTTTGGGCGGTCGGCTTGATGCGTATGCGGCCAGTGATATTGAGCGAAAATTGGACTCGTTGGTTGCTGCAGAAAAGGTGCGTCTGGTGGTTGACCTCGGCCAGCTGGATTACATCAGCAGTTCCGGATTAAGAGTATTACTCGGGTCATTAAAGAAGGCCAGGGAGCAGCAGGGGGATATCATATTGACAGGCCTCCAGCCCTACGTCAAGGAGATATTTGAAATATCAGGATTTACCCAGCTCTTCAAGATGTTTGATAAGGCGGAGGAAGCTATCAACAGCTACAAGCAAGAAAAATAG
- a CDS encoding protease inhibitor I42 family protein: MGKRFMVLIAVAAMASLVLSGCSPAGSSAPGAVSVDESSSGKQVEIAAGGTLTVTLESNATTGFQWELKSVGDPSVLQSQGGTYNAPEDTGMVGAGGEEVWTFKALKAGTSSLSMEYSQPWEGGTKAAQTFSLTVVVK, encoded by the coding sequence ATGGGAAAAAGGTTTATGGTGCTCATTGCTGTGGCGGCGATGGCGTCGCTGGTCCTGTCCGGATGTTCCCCGGCCGGTTCATCCGCTCCCGGTGCGGTATCTGTCGACGAGTCGTCTTCGGGGAAACAGGTTGAAATCGCTGCCGGAGGTACGCTGACGGTAACCCTGGAGTCCAATGCCACCACCGGTTTCCAGTGGGAGCTTAAGTCCGTTGGTGACCCGTCCGTATTGCAGTCGCAGGGTGGCACCTATAATGCTCCCGAAGACACCGGGATGGTCGGCGCCGGCGGTGAGGAGGTATGGACCTTCAAGGCGCTCAAGGCGGGTACCAGCAGCCTGTCCATGGAGTACAGCCAGCCCTGGGAGGGTGGCACCAAGGCAGCCCAGACCTTCAGCCTGACCGTAGTGGTGAAGTAG
- a CDS encoding aldehyde dehydrogenase family protein, translating into MSFLNILKADELGGVLEKYLEPVQFPKNTCIMHQGDKGEGCYIIDEGTVRLEVRNTETDTDSVIGFLEPIVFVGEFSLIDNKPREATAYAHTDVKARYFSKQSYDEICRQYPRIALTIATTMGQNLIEKLRVANDKVAGYIFAGDVDQDTNEIVARATKALKQFASWTQDRVDALLGEIARAVADNAEQLATDTVAETKMGIVADKVTKIRFASLDVCQAISGRPAAGYLSDKEARVHDIACPVGVVFGLIPVTNPVSTIVFKTLICLKGRNSLILSCHRDALGVGKKTCDIIRGVLEKHGAPVDLVQPVLKRSSRQKTVMFMNHPGVSMILATGGSSMVKAAYSSGTPAIGVGSGNAPVLICADADVAKSAQNVIKSKSFDNGVICGSENNLVVVAKVRDEFIHHLEANGAAVLTADEKTRFTPVTFDVDTGTLKRELVGKSAQYIADRAGIGKDKDIRLIVVPVRTDELKGPYAHEKLAPILSLFTVEDEEAGLQLCKRILENQGLGHTAVIYTQNRELMKKFGQEIDASRLLVNVPASYGCVGIGSGLTPSFTLGCGTFGHTSTTDNVTYTHLLNIKRLSQCF; encoded by the coding sequence ATGTCATTTCTGAACATACTTAAGGCCGATGAGCTTGGCGGCGTCTTGGAAAAGTATCTCGAGCCGGTGCAATTTCCCAAGAATACCTGCATTATGCATCAGGGAGACAAGGGCGAAGGTTGTTACATCATTGACGAGGGTACGGTTCGTCTTGAAGTAAGGAATACCGAGACAGATACCGACAGCGTGATAGGCTTCTTGGAGCCCATCGTTTTCGTGGGCGAGTTCAGTCTGATTGATAATAAGCCGCGCGAGGCTACTGCCTATGCCCATACCGATGTCAAAGCCCGTTATTTCTCTAAACAGAGCTATGATGAGATATGTAGGCAATACCCCAGAATAGCTTTAACCATAGCCACTACTATGGGCCAGAACCTGATTGAGAAACTCAGGGTAGCCAATGATAAAGTGGCGGGCTACATTTTCGCAGGAGACGTAGACCAGGACACTAACGAGATCGTGGCTCGTGCCACCAAGGCACTGAAGCAGTTTGCTTCGTGGACGCAGGACAGGGTGGATGCTTTACTAGGTGAAATTGCACGGGCTGTCGCTGACAATGCCGAGCAATTAGCCACGGATACAGTCGCTGAGACCAAAATGGGTATTGTCGCTGACAAAGTTACCAAGATCCGTTTTGCCAGCCTGGATGTATGTCAGGCGATATCGGGTCGTCCTGCCGCCGGCTATCTCAGTGATAAAGAGGCCCGGGTTCATGATATTGCCTGTCCGGTAGGGGTTGTCTTCGGTCTGATTCCGGTAACCAATCCCGTATCGACAATTGTTTTCAAAACATTGATTTGTCTAAAAGGACGAAATTCACTTATCTTAAGCTGTCATCGTGATGCGCTGGGTGTAGGTAAGAAGACCTGCGATATCATTCGTGGCGTTCTGGAAAAGCACGGTGCACCCGTGGATCTGGTACAGCCTGTCTTAAAAAGGAGCAGCCGGCAAAAAACTGTCATGTTTATGAATCACCCCGGTGTTTCTATGATTCTCGCTACCGGCGGCTCCAGCATGGTCAAAGCTGCCTATAGCTCCGGCACCCCGGCGATAGGAGTCGGCTCAGGTAACGCTCCGGTGTTGATTTGTGCCGATGCCGATGTCGCTAAATCTGCTCAAAATGTCATTAAGAGTAAATCATTCGATAACGGCGTAATATGCGGTTCCGAGAACAATCTGGTGGTGGTTGCCAAAGTTCGGGATGAATTTATTCATCACCTGGAGGCAAATGGTGCGGCCGTATTAACGGCAGACGAAAAGACCCGCTTCACGCCGGTGACTTTTGATGTTGATACCGGAACCCTGAAAAGAGAGTTGGTCGGCAAATCTGCCCAGTACATAGCTGACCGGGCCGGGATTGGCAAGGATAAGGATATCCGTTTGATTGTCGTGCCGGTCAGAACCGATGAGCTTAAAGGTCCCTATGCTCATGAAAAGCTGGCTCCTATTCTTTCTCTATTTACCGTTGAGGATGAAGAAGCTGGTCTGCAGCTGTGCAAACGGATACTGGAGAATCAGGGGCTTGGTCATACGGCCGTGATATACACGCAGAACCGTGAATTGATGAAGAAGTTCGGGCAAGAGATCGATGCCAGCCGTCTTTTGGTAAACGTGCCTGCGTCATACGGGTGTGTCGGTATAGGTTCCGGACTGACCCCTTCCTTTACTCTCGGTTGCGGCACCTTTGGTCATACCTCGACAACCGATAACGTTACTTATACTCACCTGTTGAATATCAAGAGATTGTCGCAGTGTTTTTAA
- a CDS encoding LytS/YhcK type 5TM receptor domain-containing protein: MSISVSDILIDLVKTASVVVVFAYIVTRTRFFSDILNKQFNIRSQVIAILLFGGLSIFGTYGGITLPSGAIANIRDLGPIVAGLFCGPLVGLGAGLIGGLHRYFLGGFVALPCSLATIIAGLLGGVIYLLRKKEFPRVWQAIIFAAGMELFHMGLTLLLARPYDQALAVVQEVIVPMTGANAAGVAIFALIIHNLVIERRTAAEKEKYRRDLERKEFEIETARRIQQGFLPESTPRLDGFELGAFSLPALEVGGDFYDFIPIDRDKWGLVIADVSGKGFPAALFMALSRMCVRANAMGVSTASEAIRIANKLIYHDAKSGMFVTLFYALLDLKQRRITYVNAGHNPPLLFRGNTGGVILLGAKGIALGVLDDINLEEIQLDLGSNDTVVFYTDGVTEAIDAKEEQFGQERLINLVVENSNLSASSLVDKVKSEVVDFSIGQPQFDDLTLVVLKAL, translated from the coding sequence ATGAGCATTTCGGTTTCCGATATATTAATAGACCTGGTTAAGACTGCGAGTGTAGTAGTTGTTTTTGCCTATATCGTAACCCGCACCAGGTTCTTTAGCGACATACTGAATAAGCAATTCAACATTAGAAGCCAGGTAATCGCTATTCTACTATTCGGCGGCCTGTCCATATTCGGTACCTATGGCGGCATAACCCTTCCCTCGGGCGCTATTGCCAACATTAGAGACCTGGGGCCGATAGTTGCGGGGTTGTTCTGTGGACCGCTGGTCGGGCTGGGGGCAGGTCTGATCGGAGGATTACACCGTTACTTCCTGGGTGGGTTTGTCGCGCTTCCCTGTTCCCTGGCCACCATTATTGCCGGCTTGCTGGGTGGCGTGATTTACCTGCTGCGTAAAAAGGAGTTTCCCAGGGTTTGGCAGGCGATAATATTTGCTGCCGGGATGGAGTTGTTTCATATGGGTCTAACCCTGTTGCTGGCCAGGCCGTATGATCAGGCTCTGGCAGTAGTCCAGGAAGTGATTGTGCCGATGACCGGGGCTAATGCGGCGGGAGTAGCTATCTTCGCCCTTATTATACACAATCTGGTCATAGAGAGGCGTACTGCGGCGGAAAAAGAAAAATACCGCCGTGATTTAGAGCGTAAAGAGTTTGAAATAGAGACAGCCCGCCGGATACAGCAGGGTTTTTTGCCGGAATCTACGCCCCGCTTAGACGGATTTGAACTGGGAGCATTCAGCCTGCCTGCACTGGAGGTAGGGGGCGATTTCTATGATTTTATACCCATCGACCGGGATAAGTGGGGGTTGGTAATTGCTGATGTCTCCGGGAAAGGGTTTCCGGCGGCTTTGTTTATGGCCCTATCCCGCATGTGCGTCCGTGCTAATGCAATGGGTGTGTCCACAGCCTCCGAAGCTATACGGATAGCTAATAAGTTGATTTACCATGACGCTAAATCCGGAATGTTTGTTACCCTCTTCTACGCTTTACTGGACTTGAAACAGAGGCGAATCACCTATGTCAATGCCGGCCATAATCCCCCTTTGTTGTTCAGGGGTAATACCGGTGGCGTTATCCTCCTCGGAGCCAAAGGAATAGCTTTAGGCGTTCTTGATGATATCAATTTGGAAGAAATACAGCTGGACTTGGGCAGTAACGATACCGTGGTCTTCTATACCGATGGCGTAACGGAGGCCATCGACGCAAAAGAGGAACAGTTCGGACAGGAAAGGTTAATCAATTTGGTTGTAGAGAACAGCAATTTATCTGCCAGCAGTCTGGTCGATAAGGTAAAGAGTGAGGTTGTCGACTTTTCGATTGGTCAGCCCCAGTTTGACGACTTAACTTTAGTGGTATTAAAGGCGCTGTAA
- a CDS encoding ATP-binding protein has translation MKKARFELEIDSKLENLPVIANFVDEVLERFAADPASVYRVQLAVDEACTNVIKYAYGQKTGLIRLEMELIGDSLVVSVNDNGKPFDPDTIPPPDLEADLDKRRIGGLGIYFMKKLMDEVSYSFDSAAGNCLTMRKSITRTGV, from the coding sequence ATGAAAAAAGCACGATTTGAGCTTGAGATTGACAGTAAGTTGGAGAACCTGCCTGTCATTGCAAATTTTGTCGACGAAGTACTGGAAAGGTTTGCTGCTGATCCCGCCAGTGTCTATAGAGTTCAGCTTGCGGTGGACGAAGCCTGCACCAATGTAATAAAGTATGCCTACGGGCAGAAAACCGGCCTTATCAGGCTGGAAATGGAGTTGATTGGAGATAGTCTGGTTGTCAGTGTGAATGATAATGGAAAACCCTTCGACCCGGATACGATCCCGCCGCCGGATTTAGAGGCTGACCTTGATAAAAGGAGGATTGGCGGTCTGGGGATATATTTTATGAAGAAGCTGATGGATGAGGTTAGCTATAGCTTTGACAGCGCAGCCGGGAACTGCCTCACTATGAGAAAAAGTATCACTCGAACAGGCGTGTAA